A single region of the Epinephelus moara isolate mb chromosome 12, YSFRI_EMoa_1.0, whole genome shotgun sequence genome encodes:
- the LOC126399207 gene encoding hydroperoxide isomerase ALOXE3-like, with product MAEYKIEVTTGDRQNAGTWDHIYVTLIGTEGQSERTELDHFGTDFSAGTTGIYTVKTSSSLGKLLLVKVEKDPFLFLPEDEWYFSKIVVTTPEGEAILFPCYRWISRGELVELRGGKAMKGFEDHHALLIDHRKKELTLKKSLYQWKIMADGLPQIIHYVSEHWKEDDFYGSQFLNGVNPNVIKHCSELPPNFPVTEEMVKPFLAEGTSLQKEMEDNDPKHTSRLCKGYLTKKESDGVLRQMTWPPQSPDLNPIEMVWGELDRRVKTTLGYDGLLELMRRAHSETTYSSLCLPENITAQGLESIPNFYYRDDGLKLWNIINSFVKALVEYYYPSDSEVLKDTELQDWISEIFTHGFFGNKASGFPAECQTVVEVIKFITMVIFTVTAQYAAVNNGQYDYYSWAPNASLLLHKPPPTTKGQSSMKTILETLPDVGETVSFVAMGWMLTNKYTDVVPLGSYPEERFDEPAPKQMTKEFQAELSRLNEAITTRNSQFEVPYTYLNPTEIENSVAM from the exons ATGGCTGAGTACAAGATAGAGGTGACAACAGGTGACAGGCAAAATGCAGGAACATGGGACCACATATATGTCACCTTAATTGGAACTGAGGGGCAGAGTGAGAGAACTGAGTTGGACCACTTTGGCACAGACTTTTCAGCTGGGACA ACAGGGATCTACACCGTGAAAACCAGTTCATCTCTGGGGAAACTTCTGCTGGTCAAAGTGGAGAAAGACCCTTTTTTGTTTCTCCCAGAAGATGAGTGGTACTTCTCCAAAATAGTGGTGACGACTCCAGAAGGAGAAGCCATTCTTTTCCCCTGTTACAGATGGATCTCCAGGGGAGAACTGGTGGAGCTGAGAGGAGGGAAAG CCATGAAGGGTTTTGAGGACCACCATGCCTTGTTGATTGACCACCGGAAAAAAGAGCTAACACTTAAAAAGAGCTTGTACCA ATGGAAGATTATGGCTGACGGACTACCCCAAATCATCCAT TATGTTTCAGAGCACTGGAAGGAAGACGACTTTTATGGATCCCAGTTTCTGAACGGAGTCAACCCCAATGTGATCAAGCACTGCTCAGAGCTTCCCCCAAACTTTCCAGTCACAGAGGAGATGGTGAAGCCGTTCCTGGCAGAGGGAACCTCTCTGCAGAAGGAAATGGAG gaCAATGACCCCAAACACACCTCCAGGCTGTGTAAGGGCTATTTGACCAAGAAGGAGAGTGATGGAGTGCTGCGGCAGATGAcctggcctccacagtcaccggACCTGAACCCAATCGAGATGGTTTGGGGTGAGCTGGACCGCAGAGTGAAG ACTACACTTGGCTATGACGGACTGCTGGAGCTCATGAGAAGGGCTCACTCTGAAACAACCTACAGCTCTCTCTGCCTGCCAGAGAACATCACTGCACAAGGACTGGAGTCCATACCCAACTTCTACTACAGAGATGATGGCCTGAAGCTGTGGAACATCATCAACAG CTTTGTGAAGGCATTAGTGGAATACTATTATCCCTCAGACAGTGAGGTGCTGAAAGACACTGAGCTGCAGGATTGGATCAGTGAGATATTCACACATGGCTTCTTCGGAAACAAAGCTTCAG GGTTTCCAGCAGAGTGTCAGACTGTCGTGGAAGTGATCAAGTTCATCACCATGGTGATCTTCACAGTGACAGCTCAATATGCTGCAGTAAACAATGGGCAG taTGACTACTACTCCTGGGCACCCAATGCCTCCCTCCTGCTGCACAAACCTCCACCAACCACAAAGGGGCAGTCAAGCATGAAGACAATTTTGGAGACCCTCCCAGATGTTGGTGAGACAGTCAGCTTTGTAGCCATGGGGTGGATGCTTACAAACAAGTACACTGATGTG GTTCCCTTGGGTTCATACCCTGAGGAACGCTTCGATGAGCCTGCCCCTAAGCAGATGACGAAGGAATTTCAAGCAGAGCTGTCCCGCCTCAATGAAGCAATCACAACAAGAAACTCACAGTTTGAAGTGCCCTACACATATCTGAATCCCACTGAGATAGAGAACAGTGTAGCAATGTAA
- the LOC126398434 gene encoding hydroperoxide isomerase ALOXE3-like, with protein sequence MAEYKLEVTTGDMQYAGTWDNIYVTLFGTEGQSERTKLDNFGTDFSTGTTGIYIVKTSSSLGKLLLVKMEKDPFLILLEDEWFFSKVVVTTPEGEAILFPCYRWMCKGELVELRGGKAMKGYEEDHPLLIDHRKKELIHKKSLYQWKILDERLPHVIHFDDPSELPANEIGYSKSKSTELYNTKLMIGLELKLKGMVGSTEKWKNFEDMKKILWRKKTTMSEYVAEHWKEDDFYGSQFLNGVNPNVIKRCSELPPNFPVTEEMVKPFLAEGTSLQKEMEKGNIFLCDQKKMDGIPPRAKNGEPLHVTPGLCLLYLNQEDKLMPIAIQLQQQPSEQNPIFLPSDPETDWLLAKMFIKNADVMDQVAVQHLMNTHFLAEVFTVATLRSFSVIHPLYKLLFPHFRFTLSAGISSRKTVLSPEGILNISSLDYDGLQELMRRAHSETTYSSLCLPENITARGLESIPNFYYRDDGLKLWNIINSFVKAVVEYYYPSDSEVLKDTELQEWISEIFTHGFLGNKASGFPAECQTVAEVIKFITMVIFTVTAQHAAVNNGQFDYHSWVPNGVLLLSKPPPTTKGQSSMKTILETLPDVGDTVKSVALAWALTRAYTDVVTLGSYPEERFNEPAPKQMIEKFQAELSHLSEAITSRNSQLEVPYTYLNPAQIENSITI encoded by the exons ATGGCTGAGTACAAGCTAGAGGTGACAACAGGTGACATGCAATATGCAGGAACATGGGACAACATATATGTCACCTTATTTGGAACTGAAGGGCAGAGTGAGAGAACTAAGTTGGACAACTTTGGCACTGACTTTTCAACTGGGACA ACAGGCATCTACATCGTAAAAACCAGTTCATCTCTGGGGAAACTTCTGCTGGTCAAGATGGAGAAAGACCCTTTTTTGATTCTCCTAGAAGATGAGTGGTTCTTCTCCAAAGTAGTGGTGACGACTCCAGAAGGAGAAGCCATTCTTTTCCCCTGTTACAGATGGATGTGCAAGGGAGAACTGGTGGAGCTGAGGGGAGGGAAAG CCATGAAGGGTTATGAGGAGGACCATCCCCTGTTGATTGACCACCGGAAAAAAGAGCTGATACATAAAAAGAGCTTGTACCA atgGAAGATTTTGGATGAAAGACTACCCCACGTGATCCATTTTGATGATCCGTCTGAGCTCCCAGCAAATGAAATCGGCTACTCTAAATCCAAATCAACTGAACTATATAATACGAAATTAATGAT TGGTCTTGAACTGAAGTTGAAGGGGATGGTTGGATCTactgaaaaatggaaaaactttgaagacatgaaaaaaatccTCTGGCGCAAAAAGACGACAATGTCAG AGTACGTTGCAGAGCACTGGAAGGAAGACGACTTTTATGGATCCCAGTTTCTGAACGGAGTCAACCCCAATGTGATCAAGCGCTGCTCAGAGCTTCCCCCAAACTTTCCAGTCACAGAGGAGATGGTGAAGCCATTCCTGGCAGAGGGAACCTCTCTGCAGAAGGAAATGGAG AAAGGCAACATATTCCTCTGTGACCAGAAGAAGATGGATGGAATACCCCCGAGAGCCAAGAATGGTGAACCTCTGCATGTGACACCTGGTCTCTGTTTGTTGTACTTAAACCAAGAAGACAAACTGATGCCAATAGCAATACAG TTACAACAGCAACCCTCTGAGCAGAACCCCATCTTTCTGCCCAGTGACCCAGAGACTGACTGGCTGCTGGCCAAGATGTTCATCAAAAATGCAGATGTGATGGATCAAGTAGCAGTCCAGCACCTCATGAACACTCACTTTCTGGCAGAGGTCTTTACTGTTGCCACTCTCCGCAGTTTTTCTGTGATTCATCCCCTCTACAAG CTGCTGTTCCCACACTTCCGGTTCACTCTGTCCGCAGGCATTTCAAGCCGCAAAACTGTTTTGTCACCAGAGGGGATTTTAAATATT AGTTCACTTGACTATGACGGACTGCAGGAGCTCATGAGAAGGGCTCACTCTGAAACAACCTACAGCTCCCTCTGCCTGCCAGAGAACATCACTGCACGAGGACTGGAGTCCATACCCAACTTCTACTACAGAGATGATGGCCTGAAGCTGTGGAACATCATCAACAG CTTTGTGAAGGCAGTAGTGGAGTACTATTATCCCTCAGACAGTGAGGTGCTGAAAGACACTGAGCTGCAGGAATGGATCAGTGAGATATTCACACATGGCTTCTTAGGAAACAAAGCTTCAG GGTTTCCAGCAGAGTGTCAGACTGTTGCGGAAGTGATCAAGTTCATCACCATGGTGATCTTCACAGTGACAGCTCAACATGCTGCAGTAAACAATGGGCAG TTTGACTACCACTCCTGGGTGCCCAATGGCGTACTACTGCTGAGCAAACCTCCTCCAACCACTAAGGGGCAGTCAAGCATGAAGACAATTTTGGAGACCCTCCCAGATGTTGGTGATACAGTGAAATCTGTAGCACTGGCTTGGGCCCTTACAAGGGCGTATACTGATGTG GTTACCTTGGGTTCATACCCGGAGGAACGATTCAATGAGCCTGCCCCTAAGCAGATGATTGAGAAATTTCAAGCAGAGTTGTCCCACCTCAGTGAAGCAATTACATCAAGAAACTCCCAGCTTGAAGTACCCTACACGTATCTGAACCCTGCTCAGATAGAGAACAGTATAACTATTTAA